Below is a window of Caldisericaceae bacterium DNA.
ATTCTTATGTTCATACACTCTACGCTTAAGGTTATTTGTTATTCCAGTATATAACACGGTGTTAAACTTATTTGTGAGAATGTAAACATAATAGTTTTTCTTACCCATATTTCAATTATAAGGATAGACTAAAATAAAAAAATATTGGAGTTTCAACGGATGAGATTCTTCACTTCGTTCAGAATGACAACATAGGATGAACGGAGGAGATTCTTCGTCGGCAAAAAGACGCCTCCTCAGAATGACTCTTTGGAGTCATCCTAAACATTTTTTCCTTATCATCCTGCACTCTTTTCCTTGACGAAGTCAAGTGGATCGATAGCGACGAAGGATCTCATTCTTTGGAAGAGTATCGAAGGGGATTATTCCACCCCCTCGAGTAAAGGATGAGATTCTTTATTTCTTACGCTCTTAGAATGACACCACAAAGGCACTCCCTCGAATGAAAGATGAGATTCTTCCTCGCTCACTTCGTTCGCTCGTCAGAATGACGAAGTAGGGTGTCATCCTGAGCGATAGCGAAGGATCTTGAAGTTGAGAGGGTAAACACCACCCCATCAAAACTCCCCCAAATACTAAAAAACATAAACGAATGAGATTCTTCCTTAAGTTGAGGGTAATACCCCATCGAATGTAAAACAGGAAGATTCTTCACGGAGTTTACACTGAGCAAAGCAAATGCGTTCAGAATTACACCATAGGGGTACCTCGTTAGGATGACGAAGTGGGCTTTACCTCACAAGGATGAAGTTAAACTCAGAATTACTAAAAAGATAATAAATAAGTGAAGTGCATAACAGTGAAGAAAATATTATTTGTGCTATAATAGGCTATGGGTGATTGCTCCTTAAAATTATTTTCTGCTCTTTGAGGATTGCACCTAAAAGTGGAATCACCCAATTGCAAGATGAGCGCAATAATTTAACCAATGGACTACGATGAAATTTTAACTCAACTAAAAACTGTGCAAAATTTAGAAGAAAGCAATTTACTTATTGCCTTGGAAAAACTAATTCTTTTGAAAAACATTCCAATCCTCATACATGAACTCTCCGTTTTCTCTGGGCTATCCTTGAACTTCATCTACAATAGTGAAAATCCTTTTGTTTTTTTAAATTTAGCATCCATTAAAACCAACCTGAAAGATCACCTACAATTTGAACTTAAAGAAATTGAATTTACAAGCGAAAACAACACACCTTTTATTACTTTTCCTGAAGGCTTATTGGTAATCCAGAACCTCACAAACACTTTTTTAGTTGAAAAGGGCCTTGAACGGTTTGAATACACAACGGAAGACATTCTTAAAAATAACACAAAATTTCTAATTCTAGAAACAACCCAAGTTGAGCGAAAAGACCTCTATACAAAAGATAAATTCAAAAAAATAAAAGAAGAGTTTATAAATAACTTTACACTTGCTATATCAAATACAAATCATTACGAAGGTTTAACTGGTTTAATGGAGTTTATAAAAGATTTTTCCAACTTTAACGGAGACAAGCTAACAAACATTACAGAGTCTTTTATTGAACAGTTCTCATTTTATTACGGCATTTATACGTATACCCTTGGGATGTACTACTTTTTAGATAGAATTACACAGAATTTGTTAAATACTGGAATATCTGCCTTGAGCGATGCCCTAATGTACTATAGAGAATTTACAAGGCTTATAAAAGTAAGACAAGGAAATAAACCCTTTTTAGGTCAACAAAAAAAGATAGATGAAAACACAAGAAGAAGGGCCTTAAACAGTTTAAAAAGGCTATTTGCAAGTTTTGAAGAATTTGTTAATATTATTAAAAAAATTAAGGGGGTATAAAGATGAACGATTACGAAATTTCAAAAAACGCAAAACTACAACCAATTGAAAAAATTGCAGAACGCCTTAATTTACCTTTAGAAAGTCTTACACTCTACGGTAAATACGTAGCAAAAGTTGACCACAGGCTTTTAAAATCCATTGATAGAACAAAAGGAAAACTGATTTTTGTTTCTGCGATGACTCCTACTCCATATGGTGAAGGTAAAACAACAACAACCATTGGACTTACTGATGCTTTAAATCTTGTAGGATACAAAGCAATTGGGGTACTAAGGCAACCATCTTTAGGTCCCATTTTTGGCGTAAAAGGAGGGGCAACAGGCGGAGGCTTTGCACAGGTTGCACCAATAGAAGATATTAACTTCCTCTTTACAGGAGATTTCCCTGCAGTAGAATATGCAAACAACTTACTATCTGCCCTCATAGATAACAACCTACATCAAGGGAACCCTCTTAACCTTGACCCTAAAAGAATTAAATTTTCACGAGTTATGGATATGAACGAAAGAGCCCTAAGGGACATCATCATCGGATTGGGAGAAGGAAACGGAGTTATAAGAGAAGAGCATTTTAAAATAACAACCGCATCAGAAATTATGGCAATCCTTGGGTTATCTTTTGACATTGAGGAACTTAAAAAACGTTTATCAAATATTTTTGTTGGTTTCACATACGACAAACAACCCGTTTTTGCAAGGGATCTAAAAGGAGTTGGTGCAATGGCAGTAATCCTAAGAAATGCCATTAACCCAAATTTAGTGCAAACCCTTGAAAATAACCCTGTTTTTGTGCATACAGGACCTTTTGCAAATATTGCACACGGAACTGCTTCGGTTATTTCAATTTCACTTGCCCAACAATACGCAGATTACGTAGTTGTTGAAGGAGGCTTTGGCACAGACCTTGGTGGAGAAAAATTTATGGATATCGTTTCAAGAATTGGGAATTTCGAAGTTTCTTTAGTGGTGATTGTTGCTTCAATTAGAGCACTCAAATACCACGGAGGGCAAAAATTAGGTGAGGAAATCGAAAATTTAGAAGCAATCAGCAAAGGCTTTGAAAATCTCAAAAAGCACATCGAAAACATGCAAAGTTTTGGTTTAAATGTAGTTGTTGCAATTAACAAATTCTATAAAGACACAGAGAAAGAAATTAATCTCTTAAAATCACTGCTTGATAAAGCAGGTGTAAAATTTGCCTTATCAGAAGTATACGAAAGAGGTGGTTTAGGTGGCGAAGAACTTGCAAAGATAGTGGCAGAAATTGCTTCACCTACAAAGCCCAAGTTTCTTTACGAATTAAACGAACCAGTTAAAGAAAAAATCTATAAGATTGCAACTACAATGTATGGAGCAAAAGATGTAGTGTATAGCGATACCGCAGAAAAAGACTTGAAGGACATTGCAAAAATTAATCTTGACAATACCTTTATTTGTATGGCAAAAACGCAAACTTCTTTAACAGATAATCCAAAAATTGTAGGAAGAAAGGAGAATTTTTTAGTTACGGTAAACGAGGTTAGAGCACTTGCAGGCGCTAACTTTATTGTCCCTATTCTTGGTAGCATAAACACCATGCCAGGACTACCCAAAGAACCTATTGCAAATAGACTTAATATTGATAACGATGGCGTTATTTCAGGTTTTTAATAGATGTTTATTGAAAGTATAGAGATTTTTGGTTTCAAAACTTTTGTAAAAAATACTAAATTTGTCCTTTCAAAGGGCATCACCTGTATTGTAGGCCCAAATGGATCGGGCAAAAGCAACATTGTTGATGCAATACGTTTTGCATTTGGCGAGAATAAACTTAACTTACTAAGAGCAGGAGTATCAAGTGATCTAATTTTTTCTGGCTCAGCAACCAAGGCTCCAATGAATGTTGCCTCGGTAAAAATCATTCTCAATAATGAAGATAGGACTCTTCCCATTAAAACTCCTAGGGTAATCATTGAAAGAAGAATAGTAAGAGATAAAGGCACAAGGTATTTTGTAAATGGAGAAGAAACAGGAAAAGAAAATGTATTCGAGATTTTTAAAAAGGCAAATATCTTCGGCATCAACCATGCAATTGTGGGACAGGGAAGAATTGAAGAGATCCTCCTTGCAAAGCCCGAAGAAAAGAAGAATATCATCGATGGGGTTTCGGGAATTCTTGACTTAAGGAAGAAAAAGGAAGAAGCAGAAAAAAACCTTTTGGAAGCAGAAGAAAATCTTCTAAAAGTCTATTCCCTATTTAAAGTTGCTAAAGAAGAATACGAAAAAGTGCTTGCAGAGGCAAAAAAGGTTCATATATACTATGCTTTGCAATCTGACTTGAAAAAAGCAGAAGAAAAACTTTTAAACTACAGAATTGAAAAGGTAAAAGAGAAACTCGAAATGCTTAACATTGGCTTAGAAGAAAAAAAGAAAGAAGAAGGTAGTATTGTTGAGAAACTTTTAGACCTAAAAAAGGCATACGAAGACAATTACAAGGAATTTACTCTTAAACAAAAGGAATTAGAAGACTTAAAAGAAAAGAAAGAAAGTCTAATCCTCGAAAAAACAAAATTGTTAAATCTAATTGACTCTTATAATAATTTCATCGACTTAAAGAAAAACGAACTTACAGAACTAAACCTAAGAAAAGAAAAACTTGAAAAAACAAAAAACTATATTCTATTTGATACAAAAGAGATTGAAAAAAATATTGAAAAACTTGAAAACGAACAAAACATAGTAAAAGCTCAACTAACGCAATCTGAAACAAAACTAAAAGAAAAATTAGATGCTCTCATCCCCCTTGAAAAAGAGTTTGAAGAGTTTAAACAACTTTTATCTGAAAAACAGAGTAAAAGGGTTAAACTTGAAAAACTGATTGCAAGTTTTGAAAAAGAAATAGAACTTGCCAAACTCAAAATTGAGGAGATCAATAAAAAACTAAAACTCTACGAAAATTTAGAGGAATACGATACCCTCGCTCTTAAAAGCCAATTAAGAGATATCGAGAGTGAAATTTCGCAAAAAAATGAAGAACTTATAGATATAGACAAAAAGCACGCTGTAATAGGCTTCCAATTAAAAACGCTTAAAAAAGAAATTGACGCTTTTAGAATCCCCTCTTTTAAAGAAAATAGTTTGGGTTATTATCTTAAGGTTGATAAAAACATTTTTGGTTTGAAAGATTACTTTGAAGGTATTATAGTGAATAGTATCGAAGAAATAAAAGCAAAAGATGGAGAAAGATTTTTCTTAGATACTCAATTTAACATTGAAAATACCAGTATCGATAATTTAATACCTATTTCTAATTTTTTTAAGGAAAATAACAAATTCCTATACGGCATATATCTTGCAAAAAACCTTGAAAGTGCACTTAAGGTATTTAGAGAGAATTTTAATAAAGTCTACATAAGAGAAATCATTACAGAAGATGGCTACGTGGTGCTTTCTCCCTTTGAAGTGGAAAAAAAACGCGGCTTAAACTTGCAAATTGAAAACGAATACAAGTCCTTACGTGAAGAAAGTGAAAACATTGCAAATTCAATGAATGTTTTAAAAGAAGAAATTCTCACACTTGAAAAAGAGAAAGAAGAAATTCTAACGGATATAGAGAAGGCAAACGAAACCGATCGAAAAAAAAGAGAAAAAACAAACTTGTTAAGTGAAATCGAAAATTATAAGCAAACGATAGAAGAAAAAACAGAAATAGTTTCTAAACTAAAGACTGATTTAGAAGAACTTATGTCAAAATACATTTCATTTGATGATGAAAAGTTATCTTCGGCAAGAAAGTTAGTTGAAACGCTAAGAGACACAATTTCAAACCTGAAATTAAGAGAAAAGGAATTGGAGTTAAGATTAGAGAACGCCACCCGAGAAATTGATGAAAAAAGAAGGCGCACCACAAACATCGATAGGGATTTAGAAGAAATCGAGAAAGAAAAACAAAACATTGAGAAATTGATAAACGAAAAAGAAAGCGCTTTAAAAGGCCTTATTGATAAATTAAACGCTTTAGAACTTGATATTTTACATTTTTCGAAAGAGTTAGAAGAAAAAAAGGGAAGTTTTACTGAAATTGAAAACTTAATAAAAAATATCTCAGCCAAAATTGAAGAGCATACTGAGATGAAGGAATCTTTTAGAGACATACTTCAAAGAATAGAAATTAACATTGCAAGAGAAGAAACGAATCTTGAAAATCTCATTAACGAGGCAAAAGAAAAAGGGTTAAGAGTCTATGAATTAGATTA
It encodes the following:
- a CDS encoding GIY-YIG nuclease family protein, with product MGKKNYYVYILTNKFNTVLYTGITNNLKRRVYEHKN
- a CDS encoding formate--tetrahydrofolate ligase, whose translation is MNDYEISKNAKLQPIEKIAERLNLPLESLTLYGKYVAKVDHRLLKSIDRTKGKLIFVSAMTPTPYGEGKTTTTIGLTDALNLVGYKAIGVLRQPSLGPIFGVKGGATGGGFAQVAPIEDINFLFTGDFPAVEYANNLLSALIDNNLHQGNPLNLDPKRIKFSRVMDMNERALRDIIIGLGEGNGVIREEHFKITTASEIMAILGLSFDIEELKKRLSNIFVGFTYDKQPVFARDLKGVGAMAVILRNAINPNLVQTLENNPVFVHTGPFANIAHGTASVISISLAQQYADYVVVEGGFGTDLGGEKFMDIVSRIGNFEVSLVVIVASIRALKYHGGQKLGEEIENLEAISKGFENLKKHIENMQSFGLNVVVAINKFYKDTEKEINLLKSLLDKAGVKFALSEVYERGGLGGEELAKIVAEIASPTKPKFLYELNEPVKEKIYKIATTMYGAKDVVYSDTAEKDLKDIAKINLDNTFICMAKTQTSLTDNPKIVGRKENFLVTVNEVRALAGANFIVPILGSINTMPGLPKEPIANRLNIDNDGVISGF
- a CDS encoding AAA family ATPase; this translates as MFIESIEIFGFKTFVKNTKFVLSKGITCIVGPNGSGKSNIVDAIRFAFGENKLNLLRAGVSSDLIFSGSATKAPMNVASVKIILNNEDRTLPIKTPRVIIERRIVRDKGTRYFVNGEETGKENVFEIFKKANIFGINHAIVGQGRIEEILLAKPEEKKNIIDGVSGILDLRKKKEEAEKNLLEAEENLLKVYSLFKVAKEEYEKVLAEAKKVHIYYALQSDLKKAEEKLLNYRIEKVKEKLEMLNIGLEEKKKEEGSIVEKLLDLKKAYEDNYKEFTLKQKELEDLKEKKESLILEKTKLLNLIDSYNNFIDLKKNELTELNLRKEKLEKTKNYILFDTKEIEKNIEKLENEQNIVKAQLTQSETKLKEKLDALIPLEKEFEEFKQLLSEKQSKRVKLEKLIASFEKEIELAKLKIEEINKKLKLYENLEEYDTLALKSQLRDIESEISQKNEELIDIDKKHAVIGFQLKTLKKEIDAFRIPSFKENSLGYYLKVDKNIFGLKDYFEGIIVNSIEEIKAKDGERFFLDTQFNIENTSIDNLIPISNFFKENNKFLYGIYLAKNLESALKVFRENFNKVYIREIITEDGYVVLSPFEVEKKRGLNLQIENEYKSLREESENIANSMNVLKEEILTLEKEKEEILTDIEKANETDRKKREKTNLLSEIENYKQTIEEKTEIVSKLKTDLEELMSKYISFDDEKLSSARKLVETLRDTISNLKLREKELELRLENATREIDEKRRRTTNIDRDLEEIEKEKQNIEKLINEKESALKGLIDKLNALELDILHFSKELEEKKGSFTEIENLIKNISAKIEEHTEMKESFRDILQRIEINIAREETNLENLINEAKEKGLRVYELDYEIDEEALKINILKLKKELETLTPLDFTSVEREEALKTSFEEKKSAYEDVATSKKELQKYVKEIDTKIKNTFDKTFEDLKKHFQNIFLSIFGSGEADLEKIYDDNGEVKGVEMVVRLPFKRKQPLNMLSGGEKSLVALAFLFAIFEVNPSPFYVLDEIDASYDDENVYKFGNLIEKFSKKSQFIIITHNKQTMEKGDILYGITMEEDGISKAVSLKLV